A single Acidaminococcus sp. DNA region contains:
- a CDS encoding Gx transporter family protein: MTPSSGKLTTRDITQLGVLLAAAIALRLVEMASGYLLPIPGFRLGLANCVTIIVLYLYGTKRGALFLATRILITGLLFTGLFTPGFLIGLGGAVLSFLAMDAAIRRNWFSAVGVGVLGAFTHNCGQLIVAMFLMRTTAIITYLPVLIAIGIPTGLFTGTLAGIFLKRVSKGGTRRGRSKKRRSTR; the protein is encoded by the coding sequence ATGACGCCATCGTCCGGTAAACTAACGACCCGGGATATTACCCAGTTGGGAGTCCTGCTGGCCGCTGCCATTGCCCTGCGTCTTGTAGAAATGGCATCCGGTTACCTGCTGCCCATTCCCGGCTTCCGCTTAGGTCTTGCCAACTGTGTCACGATCATCGTCCTGTACCTGTACGGGACAAAACGCGGTGCCCTCTTTTTAGCGACGCGCATCCTGATTACAGGCCTTTTGTTTACAGGCCTTTTCACACCGGGCTTTCTGATTGGTCTCGGAGGTGCAGTTCTTAGCTTCCTAGCCATGGATGCAGCCATTCGCAGAAATTGGTTTTCAGCAGTTGGTGTCGGTGTACTGGGAGCCTTCACCCATAACTGCGGCCAGTTAATTGTGGCTATGTTTTTGATGAGAACGACAGCAATTATTACCTACCTGCCCGTCCTTATCGCCATCGGCATCCCGACCGGCCTCTTTACAGGGACCCTGGCCGGAATCTTTCTGAAACGTGTCTCTAAGGGAGGTACCCGTCGTGGCAGATCCAAAAAAAGAAGAAGTACTCGCTAA
- a CDS encoding DMT family transporter, with product MLWKEMVLIYLGWGLNWVVMKLAAGCFPPAFYVSVRFGLGGAVLLLFGMLNHYPQPERKCWPWIVAAGILQVTLCNLAVQISIKTLDAGMVSVLNYSMPLWVSLLAYFFLGESLSFRKIGGILLSFAGLAILMGVSASGDLSALLLGLLSGVLWAGANIIYKLKMTGQNMLTVTGWQMSSGAVPLFLYYLLTPQEPVIWNFTAVWTLLFGIFIPSAYIQYLWNIVLRHAEAGKASTALLAVPAVSVAGGIIFLGEIPTLQTLIGMIMIMAGIVIVETE from the coding sequence ATGCTCTGGAAAGAAATGGTCCTGATTTATCTGGGCTGGGGACTCAACTGGGTCGTCATGAAACTGGCGGCCGGCTGCTTCCCTCCGGCTTTCTACGTATCGGTCCGCTTTGGACTGGGAGGCGCCGTGCTGCTGCTCTTTGGGATGCTGAACCATTATCCCCAGCCGGAACGCAAATGCTGGCCCTGGATTGTGGCAGCGGGCATTCTGCAGGTCACGCTGTGCAACCTGGCCGTCCAAATCAGTATCAAAACGCTGGACGCCGGCATGGTTTCCGTGCTGAACTATAGTATGCCGCTATGGGTTTCACTCCTTGCCTATTTCTTTCTTGGCGAATCCCTTTCCTTCCGCAAAATCGGCGGCATCCTGCTCAGTTTTGCCGGCCTCGCCATACTGATGGGTGTCTCCGCCTCCGGTGACTTATCTGCCCTGCTACTCGGTCTTTTGAGCGGTGTGCTGTGGGCCGGAGCCAATATTATCTACAAACTGAAAATGACCGGTCAGAACATGCTAACTGTCACAGGCTGGCAGATGAGTTCCGGCGCCGTGCCGCTCTTTTTATATTATCTTCTCACTCCGCAGGAACCGGTCATCTGGAACTTCACGGCCGTCTGGACGCTACTCTTCGGCATTTTCATTCCTTCTGCCTACATCCAGTATTTGTGGAACATCGTACTGCGTCATGCCGAAGCCGGCAAAGCCTCAACCGCCCTGCTTGCAGTTCCTGCCGTCAGTGTCGCCGGCGGCATCATCTTCCTGGGCGAAATCCCAACCCTGCAGACTCTGATTGGCATGATCATGATTATGGCCGGTATCGTCATTGTGGAAACGGAATAG
- a CDS encoding uracil-DNA glycosylase, with amino-acid sequence MADPKKEEVLANLARELEDCAACHLRGECIAPVGWFGAAESPLVIVAEGPGGVEDSYGCPLIGPSGQLLDKALWSVGITRDRVLTTNVIKCRPTGNRTPTIEEADFCAKRFLYKELDCLQPKVIVALGNVALHYLLGPDARISRARGCWFKTYQGFDTIATYHPSYLLRLHGQAQTAAKWDVFHDLQAAKAKALEAVPNYQFKSEKPYPFFEHLTRRHA; translated from the coding sequence GTGGCAGATCCAAAAAAAGAAGAAGTACTCGCTAATCTTGCTCGTGAATTGGAGGATTGTGCAGCCTGCCACCTGCGAGGCGAATGCATCGCCCCTGTAGGCTGGTTCGGTGCGGCCGAAAGCCCCCTCGTCATTGTGGCCGAAGGCCCCGGCGGCGTCGAGGACAGCTACGGCTGCCCCCTGATCGGGCCGAGCGGCCAGCTGCTCGATAAAGCACTTTGGTCCGTCGGCATCACGCGGGATCGGGTGCTGACGACTAACGTCATCAAATGCCGGCCCACGGGCAACCGTACACCTACCATCGAAGAAGCAGACTTTTGTGCCAAGCGTTTCCTGTACAAGGAACTGGATTGTCTGCAGCCTAAAGTGATTGTGGCACTAGGCAACGTCGCCCTGCATTATTTGCTGGGACCGGATGCCCGCATTTCCAGGGCGCGCGGCTGCTGGTTCAAAACCTATCAAGGCTTTGATACCATCGCAACCTATCACCCATCCTATCTCCTGCGGCTCCATGGCCAGGCCCAGACAGCCGCCAAGTGGGACGTCTTCCATGATCTCCAGGCAGCCAAGGCAAAGGCCCTGGAAGCAGTTCCGAATTATCAATTTAAATCAGAAAAGCCTTACCCGTTCTTTGAACATTTGACGAGAAGACATGCATAA
- a CDS encoding glycoside hydrolase family 3 protein, with protein MKKFVILLLLLLTAAGSGCHTLPKEKTAAPPGTVPETWDDKADKAVSAMSARQKIGQLLMIGVSGSHLDEETRVMLKEYPFGNVILFDRNLKNPDQVRTLNQELKKTMKNTSGGLQPFVAIDQEGGYVRRMKNYLPAMPSARALGQTSPEQTKQWAVKTGGSLRNLGFTLNFAPVVDLNSAKNRSYGSTPQQVVPYAKAAIDGYSSVGLSTCLKHFPGIGKVQTDPHDDGDVVTLTREELNQEDGRPFRELISQTHPEYTYVMVSNVTFPQLDARQPACLSAAVMNTLLRGTYHYEGIILTDDMEMGAMAKHYAFSEMGVRAVESGADIVLVCHDYDHMKEVFDGLLSAYESGKIDKARVDEAVHRVVRTKLFLAEKEAGSF; from the coding sequence ATGAAAAAATTCGTTATACTTTTACTGCTTCTGCTGACAGCTGCCGGCAGCGGCTGTCATACTTTGCCGAAGGAAAAGACCGCGGCGCCTCCCGGCACCGTTCCGGAGACCTGGGACGATAAAGCGGATAAGGCAGTGTCCGCGATGAGCGCTCGTCAAAAAATCGGGCAGCTGCTGATGATAGGAGTTTCCGGTTCCCACCTGGATGAAGAGACACGGGTGATGCTGAAGGAATATCCTTTCGGCAATGTAATCTTATTTGACCGCAACCTGAAAAATCCCGACCAGGTCCGCACACTCAATCAGGAGCTGAAAAAGACGATGAAAAACACCAGCGGCGGACTGCAGCCATTCGTTGCCATTGATCAGGAAGGCGGCTATGTCAGACGCATGAAGAATTATCTGCCGGCTATGCCTTCAGCCCGCGCCCTGGGGCAGACTTCTCCTGAACAGACAAAGCAGTGGGCCGTAAAAACCGGCGGTTCCCTTCGAAATCTTGGTTTTACTTTGAACTTTGCGCCCGTCGTGGATTTGAACAGTGCTAAAAATCGTTCCTACGGAAGTACGCCGCAGCAAGTCGTTCCGTATGCCAAAGCCGCGATTGACGGCTATTCTTCCGTGGGCCTTTCCACCTGCCTTAAGCATTTTCCCGGCATTGGCAAAGTTCAGACCGATCCTCATGACGACGGGGATGTCGTGACGCTGACCCGTGAGGAACTGAACCAGGAAGACGGCAGACCCTTTCGGGAACTCATTTCCCAGACACATCCGGAGTACACCTATGTGATGGTTTCCAATGTTACCTTTCCTCAGCTGGATGCCCGCCAACCGGCCTGTCTTTCTGCGGCTGTCATGAATACGCTGCTGCGCGGCACCTATCATTATGAGGGAATTATCCTGACGGACGATATGGAAATGGGCGCGATGGCCAAGCATTATGCTTTTTCTGAAATGGGTGTCCGTGCCGTAGAAAGCGGCGCTGATATCGTTCTTGTCTGCCATGATTATGACCATATGAAAGAGGTCTTTGATGGACTTCTGTCAGCTTACGAAAGCGGCAAAATTGATAAAGCACGAGTGGATGAAGCTGTTCACCGAGTCGTTCGGACGAAGTTATTCCTGGCTGAGAAGGAAGCAGGAAGCTTCTGA